In Candidatus Poribacteria bacterium, the DNA window GTATCTGAAGCATCACTAATAGCCCATAAAAGTGACTCTACCCATTCCTGATAGGTAGCAGCTATCGTGCATACGGGCCAATCACTGCCAAACATTAACCGTTCATACCCGAACGTCTCCACGAGATGCTGGATGTACGGCTTCAGTTCTTCCGGTGTCCAATGCTCACTCGCAGTCGTCACAATTCCCGATACCTTGCAGTGGACGTTCTCAAAAGCGGCGAGTTCTCGGATATGGGCTGCCCACGGCTCAAATTGCCTGCCTTTTATATCGGGTCCGCCACAGTGATTGAGTGCATGCCGGACATCTGGTGTTGCTTGCACTAACGCAATTGCGGCGGGCAGCTGCAGAGCATTCGCACAGAGTTCAAAGGAGAGATTGAACTTTGCCAGTCGCTTTACACCCTGAATGAGTTCAGGCATCGCATAAAACTGCGGGTCGGGATGATGCCACGCCATTCGACGGATACCGACAACAAGCGGAAATTCAGCGAGTTGTTCAAGAATAGCCTCAGCGTTGGGTTTCTCAAGGGGTGCTGCCGCCGCTATCGTCCCTATCATACCGTCTGTCTCTGAGATTTGCGTTAACCACTCGACCTCTTTGACGACATCCGCTTCGGCGGGATCGCCTTCAACATGAACGGATTTAACGACGTTAAGGTTCCCAATCGCCTCGCGATAGTCTTCTGCTGTGTAACGCTTTCCTAACAGATCAAACCCTTCCAGCCACGGATAGTCCAAGTTCTCGGTATCCCAAAGGTGTTGGTGTGTATCAATAATTTTCAACATCTACGCTCCTCATCGCTACGAATTAGATACGTGTATCCGTTGAAGTATAGCACACCGCGGGAATGGCGTCAAATTTGCTTGGGTGGAAGAACTGTTGCACAAACTAAAAGTTTATGCTAC includes these proteins:
- a CDS encoding amidohydrolase family protein; protein product: MLKIIDTHQHLWDTENLDYPWLEGFDLLGKRYTAEDYREAIGNLNVVKSVHVEGDPAEADVVKEVEWLTQISETDGMIGTIAAAAPLEKPNAEAILEQLAEFPLVVGIRRMAWHHPDPQFYAMPELIQGVKRLAKFNLSFELCANALQLPAAIALVQATPDVRHALNHCGGPDIKGRQFEPWAAHIRELAAFENVHCKVSGIVTTASEHWTPEELKPYIQHLVETFGYERLMFGSDWPVCTIAATYQEWVESLLWAISDASDTEKDKLFYENASEFYNPLP